Proteins encoded within one genomic window of Oncorhynchus keta strain PuntledgeMale-10-30-2019 chromosome 12, Oket_V2, whole genome shotgun sequence:
- the LOC118391190 gene encoding serpin H1-like, with protein MVDTMWVTNLVAMALLATAASAATAASADKVLSNHATLLADNSASLAFSLYQIIAKEKDLENILISPVVVASSLGLVALGGKASTASQVKTVLSANKVKDEQLHAGLAELLEEVSDSKARNVTWKISNRLYSPSSVNFADAFVKSSKKHYKYEHTKINFKNKKSAVKSINDWAAKSTDGKLPEVTKDVEKTDGAMIINAMFFKPHWNEQFHHKMVDNRGFLVSHTHTVGVPMMHRTGIYGFHEDTVNKLFILSMPLAHKKSSLVFFMPYHVEPLERLEKLLTHKQLEDWMGKLKETAVAVSLPKVCMEVSHNIQKHLGELGLTEAVDKTKADLSNISGKKDLYLSNVFHASAMEWDTDGNPIDISIFSTDKLKNPKLFYADHPFIFLVKDTKTNSILFLGRLVRPKGKKMRDEL; from the exons ATGGTTGACACCATGTGGGTGACTAACCTGGTAGCCATGGCCCTATTGGCCACTGCAGCCTCCGCTGCCACCGCTGCCTCAGCAGACAAGGTCTTGAGCAACCACGCCACCCTGCTGGCTGACAACAGCGCCAGCCTGGCCTTCAGCCTCTACCAGATCATAGCCAAGGAAAAGGACCTGGAGAACATCCTCATCTCCCCGGTGGTGGTGGCCTCTTCCCTGGGCCTGGTGGCACTCGGGGGCAAGGCATCCACTGCCTCCCAGGTCAAGACCGTGCTGAGCGCTAACAAAGTGAAGGACGAGCAGCTGCATGCTGGTCTGGCCGAGCTCCTGGAGGAGGTCAGCGACTCCAAGGCCCGTAACGTCACCTGGAAGATCAGCAACCGCCTATACAGCCCCAGCTCGGTCAACTTTGCAGATGCCTTTGTCAAGAGCAGCAAGAAGCACTACAAATATGAACACACAAAGATAAACTTCAAGAACAAGAAGAGCGCTGTGAAGTCCATCAACGATTGGGCGGCCAAATCCACCGATGGCAAGCTGCCCGAGGTAACCAAGGATGTGGAGAAGACCGATGGGGCCATGATCATCAACGCCATGTTCTTTAAAC CCCATTGGAATGAACAGTTCCACCATAAGATGGTGGACAACCGTGGCTTCCTGGTGTCTCACACTCACACTGTTGGTGTACCCATGATGCACCGCACAG GTATCTATGGCTTCCACGAAGACACAGTGAATAAGCTGTTCATCCTGAGCATGCCCCTGGCCCATAAGAAGTCCAGCCTGGTGTTCTTCATGCCCTACCACGTGGAGCCcctggagaggctggagaagcTGCTGACCCACAAGCAGCTGGAAGACTGGATGGGCAAGCTAAAGGAGACGGCTGTTGCTGTGTCTCTGCCCAAAGTCTGCATGGAAGTCAGCCACAACATCCAG aaacaCCTTGGGGAGCTGGGTCTGACTGAGGCTGTGGATAAGACCAAGGCGGACCTGTCCAACATCTCTGGGAAGAAGGACCTGTATCTGTCCAATGTATTCCATGCCTCTGCCATGGAGTGGGACACCGATGGGAACCCCATAGACATAAGCATCTTCAGCACAGACAAGCTGAAGAACCCCAAGCTGTTCTACGCTGACCATCCCTTCATCTTCCTGGTGAAGGACACCAAGACCAACTCCATCCTCTTCCTCGGCAGACTGGTGCGACCTAAGGGCAAGAAGATGAGAGATGAATTATAA